CGAACGATCCCGCAAAGGTCGCGATCGATCGCGACGAAACGCAGTACCTGTGCGATTCGATCAACCGCTACTTCAAGCGCAAGATCTCGCCGGCCGACGTGCACTGGACCTATTCGGGCGTGCGCCCGCTGCTCGAAGACGAAAACGCGAGCAACGCATCGGCCGTCACGCGCGACTACCGCCTCGAGCTGGACAACGGCGCGGGCGCGCCGCTCCTGTCGGTGTTCGGCGGCAAGATCACGACGTTCCGCAAGCTCGCGGAAGAAGCCGGCGACATGCTGTGCCGCGCGCTCGGCCGCGACGCGAAAACCTGGACGGCCGGCGTCGCGCTGCCGGGCGGCGACATCGCGAACGCGAAGTTCGACGTGTTCGCCGACACGTTCGCCAAACGCCATCCGTGGCTGCCCGCCGCGCTCGCCCGCCGCTATGCGCGCGCGTACGGCACGCGCGCGGAGCGCGTGATCGACGGCGCAAAATCGCTCGCCGGGCTCGGCACCGAAATCGCACCGGGCCTCTACGATGCCGAACTGCGCTACCTGCGCGACGCCGAATGGGCGACCTGCGCGCAGGACGTGCTGTGGCGCCGCTCGAAACTCGGCCTGCACGTCACGCCGGGCACGCTCGATGCCGTGACGGCCGCGGTCGACGCATGGTTCGCCGCCGCGCACGCGCCGCACGCCTGATCCGAATGCAGTTGCAGTTGCCTTACCGACGTTGACTCACCGACGCGCCGCCCACCATGCGGCGCGCATCACAACTAAGCCAATCCACGGATGGAGATGAGAGACATGCAGGACCAGTACATCCTCGCGCTTGACCAGGGCACCACAAGTTCCCGCGCGATGCTGTTCGATCGCCAGGGCAATATCGTATCGATCGCCCAGAAGGAATTCGAACAGATCTACCCGCAACCCGGCTGGGTCGAGCACGACCCTCAGGAAATCTGGTCGACGCAAGCCGGCGTCGCCGCCGAAGCCGTCACGCGCACGGGCCTGAACGGCACGTCGATCGCGGCGATCGGCATCACCAACCAGCGCGAGACGACCATCGTCTGGGATCGCGAGACGGGCCAGCCCGTCTACAACGCGATCGTCTGGCAGGATCGCCGCACGGCCGACTTCTGCGATTCGCTGAAGAAGCAGGGGCTCGAAGCGAAGGTGCGCGCGAAGACCGGCCTGCCGATCGATTCGTACTTCTCCGCGACGAAGATCCGCTGGATCCTCGACAACGTGCCGGGCGCGCGCGACAAGGCGCGCCAGGGCAAGCTCGCGTTCGGCACCGTCGACAGCTGGCTCGTGTGGAACTTCACGAAGCACGAACTGCACGTGACCGACGTGACGAACGCGTCGCGCACGATGCTGTTCAACATCCATACGCGCGAGTGGGACAACGAGCTGCTCGAACTGCTCGACATCCCGCGCAGCATGCTGCCGGAAGTGAAGGCGTCGTCGGAAATCTACGGCCACACGAAAACCACCGTGTTCGCGTCGAAGATCCCGCTCGCGGGCATCGCCGGCGACCAGCACGCAGCGCTGTTCGGCCAGATGTGCACGACGTCGGGCATGGTGAAGAACACCTACGGCACCGGCTGCTTCCTGATGATGAACACCGGCGACAAGCCGATCGAGTCGAAGAACAACCTCGTCACGACGATCGCCTGGCAGATCGGCGACGACGTGCAGTACGCGCTCGAAGGCAGCATCTTCATCGCGGGCGCGGTCGTGCAGTGGCTGCGCGATGGCGTCGGCGTGATCAAGACGGCCGCCGAAATCGAATCGCTTGCCGCGAGCGTGCCGCACACCGACGGCGTCTATCTCGTGCCCGCGTTCGCCGGCCTTGGCGCGCCGCACTGGAACGCGCGGGCGCGCGGCTCGGTGTTCGGCGTCACGCGCGGCACGACCTCCGCGCACCTCGCGCGCGCGGCACTCGATGCGATCGCGTACCAGTCGCTCGACGTGCTGGCCGCGATGGAAGCCGATTCGGGCATCAGCATCGGCGAACTGCGCGTCGACGGCGGCGCGAGCGCGAACGACCTGCTGATGCAGTTCCAGGCCGACCTGCTCGGCGTCGACGCGGTGCGTCCGCAGATCACCGAGACGACCGCGCTCGGCGCGGCCTACCTCGCGGGCCTCGCGATCGGCTACTGGAAGAACCTCGACGAAGTGCGCGACCAGTGGCAACTCGATCGCCGCTTCTCGCCGTCGATGCCGAAGGAACAGGTCGAGCGCTGCATGGCCGGCTGGCAGCGTGCGGTGCGCGCCGCGAAGGCGTGGGCCGACGACACCCAGTAACCGTCACGCATCCAGACGAAATACAACAACATCGGCGGACCGCGCAGCGCGCGAGTCCGCCGAGACCTACGAGAGACAACCATGTCACCTTATATTGCAGAATTCATCGGCACCGCGATCCTCGTGCTGCTCGGCAACGGCGCGGTCGCCAACGTGCTGCTTGCGAAGACCAAGGGCAAGGGCGCGGACCTGATCGTGATCGTGTGGGGATGGGCGATGGCCGTCTTCATCGCCGTCTACGTGACCGCGTCGTTCAGCGGCGCGCACCTGAACCCGATCGTCACCATCAGCCTCGCGCTCGCGGGCAAGTTCGCGTGGTCGAAGGTCGGCGGCTACATCCTCGCGCAGATGCTCGGCGGGATGGCAGGCGCGTTGCTCGTGTGGCTCGCGTATCGCCAGCACTTCGCGAAGGAAGCCGATGCCGACCTGAAGCTCGCAGTGTTCTGCACCGCGCCCGCGATCCGCAGCGTCCGCCACAACGTGCTGACCGAAGCGATCTGCACGTTCGTGCTGATCCTCGGCGTGCTGTATCTGGCGTCGCCGCAGGTCGGCCTCGGCGCGCTCGACGCACTGCCCGTCGGCCTGCTCGTGCTCGGCATCGGCATCTCGCTCGGCGGCCCGACCGGCTATGCGATGAGCCCCGCGCGGGACCTCGCGCCGCGCATCATGCACGCGCTGCTGCCGATCCCCGGCAAGCGCGACAGCGACTGGCGCTATGCGTGGATTCCCGTCATCGGGCCGCTGCTCGGCGGCGCCGCGGCAGCCTTCCTGTATCTGCGGTTGCACACGGCGGTTTGATCGCGGTTTAACCGAAGCGCGCAGCCTACACCGCTGCGCGCTTCACGCCCCCTTCCCTCGCCTCACTGCCGCTCGGCCGGCACCGCCTCCCGCTCGCGGTCGCCCGCGGCCGACATCAGCGACTTCAGCGTCACGCCCGTATCCGCGACCGCGGCCGGCGTCACGTCGATCCCGCGCTCGACCAGCATTCTCGCCACGCGCATCTCCTTGACGAATCCCGACGCGCGGCCGAAGCCGCTCGCGGCGACGAGCCGCGCACCGGCGTCGAAATGGAAATGGATTTCCGCATCGTCGCCGAGCACGCGCGCGACCGACCGTTCGCCGAGCGCCGGTTCCCCGGCCACCTGCAACTGCGCGTCGTACTGATCCGACCAGAACCACGGCGTCTCGCGATACGGCGCGTCGGCGCCGAGCATGTTGCGCGCGGCCACGCGCGCCTGTGTCTCGGCGCCGTGCCACGTCTCCTGCCGGACCGGTCGCCCGGACAACGCGCTCGGAAACACCGCGACGTCGCCGGCCGCGTAGATGCCGCGCGCCGATGTCTCGAGCCGCGCGTTCACGACGATGCCGCGCTCGACCGCGAGGCCCGCGTCGCGCGCCAGCCCGTCGGCCGGTTCGATGCCGATGCCGGCCACGACGGTATCGGCGATCAGCGTGTCGCCGTCGTCGAGCACGACGGCCAGCGCACCGCCGGACGTGCGCTCGATCGCAACGGGTCGACGGTTCACGCGGATCGCCACGCCCTGCTGTTCGTGAAGCGTCTGCACACGCGCCGCGATCGTCTCCGGCACCGCGCGTCCGAGCAAGCGCGGCGCAGCGTCGAGCACGGTCACGCGGCAGCCGCGCAGTCGCGCCGACGCCGCGACTTCGAGGCCGATGAAGCCGCCGCCGATCAGCACGATGCGCGCGCCGGGCACGAGCCGCGCGCCGAGCACCGCCGCGTCGTCGAGCGTGCGCAACGCGAACACGCCGTCGAGCGCCGCCCCCGGAATCGCGAGGCGGCGCGCGCGACCGCCGGTCGCGAGCAGCAGCGCGTCGTAGCCGAACACCCGCTCGCCGGACACGTGCAGTTCGCGTGCGTGCGGGTCGATGCGCTCGACGGTCGCGACGACCGGCTCGATACGATCGGCCGCCCATGCGTCCGGATCGCGCAACCGGCACTGCGCCGCGCTGTACTCGCCGGTCAGCACGCCCTTCGACAACGGCGGCCGCTCGTACGGCAGATGCGCCTCTGCACCGATCAGCACGATACGCCCGCGCCATCCGGACTCGCGCAACACCTGCGCTGCGCGGCCGCCGGCATGGCCGGCGCCGACGATCGCCATCACACGGTCGGTCGTCATCGCGTCACACCTCGATCAGGATACGGCCGCCCTCGATCTTCGCGCGGTACGTGCGCAGCTTCTCGCACGCGGGCGCGGACAGCGGCCGGCCGTCGCGAACGTCGAAGCGCCCGTTGTGCTTCGGGCATTCGATCACGTGGTCGATCACGAGGCCGTCCGCGAGATGCACGTGCTCGTGCGTGCACAGGCCGTCGCTCGCATAAACGTGGCCGTCGATCCGGTAGATCGCGTACGTGCGGCCTGCGTGGTCGAAGCGCGCGACGTCTTCATCGTCGATGTCGTCGAGCGCGCCGGTGTCGATCCATTGCGTCATGATGCGTGTCTCCTGGGTTGGATGGTTCGATGTCGGTCACGTGCGCGCCGTGTCCGGCACCGGCCGCACGACGTGATGCGACGGGTCGCGCGTCTGCCGGACCAGCGCCGGCACGATCTCCGCATACGCGGCGAGCGTGCTGCGGTACGGCGGCGGCATGTCGGCTTTCACGGCGTCGTGCAGCTGCGGCAGCGCGTGGAACGGCACCATCGGGAACATGTGGTGCTCGACGTGGTAGTTCATGTTCCAGTACAGGAAGCGGAACACGGGATTCATCATCACGGTCCGGCAGTTGCGCCGGTGATCGAGCACGTTCTCGGGCATGCCCGCATGCTGCGTCAGGCCGAAGTACAGGTACAGCCACGCGCCGTAAAGGCTCGGCAGCCCGATGTAGAGCAGCGGCAGGATCGTGTGCCAGTAAAGCGATACACCGGCCACGAGCACGTAGACCGCGAGATGGATGCGCGCCTCGCGCACGACCTTCGGCCGTTCCGATTCGGGCACGTAGGTGCGCTCCTCGTCGTCGAGCCGGCCGGTGAACGCAACGGCGATCATCTTGCGCAGCTCGCCGGCCACATGCTTCAGTGCGACGACGTTCAGCACGAGCGCGAGCCAGTCGGTCGGCTTCGGCGCGGCGATTTCCGGGTCGCGCCCGACGACCAGCGTGTCGGTGTGATGGCGCGCGTGGCTCCAGCGCCACGCCGTCGCGCGGCGGAACACCTGGAACGATGCGACCTGGTACAGCGCGTCGTTCATCCAGCGCGTGCGGAACGCCGTGCCGTGCCCGCATTCGTGCCAGCGCGAGTCGGCCGGGCTGCAGTAAAGCGTGCCGTAGATGAAGAACGCGGGGAGCGCCCACGCCGAATGCGCGCGCCACGCAAGCCACGCGAGCACGCCGCTGATCGCGATCGCCGCGTACCAGACCAGCGTGTCGCGGATCGCGCGCGCGTCGCCGCGCTGCATCAACTGCTTCATCAGCGGCCGCGGCACCGGGCACCGGTACCACTCGGCGTTGACGAGCCCGGCCGCGTGCGCGCGCTCGCCGGCACCGCCGATCATTCGGTATGCGTGACGGCGCGCCGCCGTGCGATCGTGCGCCTGGTCGTCCTTATGGGCCACTCGTGTCTCCTTGTTCCTGGTGCGCGGCAAGCGCTTCGTCATAGAACCAAAATTAGGCGACCGACGGCGC
The nucleotide sequence above comes from Burkholderia pyrrocinia. Encoded proteins:
- a CDS encoding MIP/aquaporin family protein yields the protein MSPYIAEFIGTAILVLLGNGAVANVLLAKTKGKGADLIVIVWGWAMAVFIAVYVTASFSGAHLNPIVTISLALAGKFAWSKVGGYILAQMLGGMAGALLVWLAYRQHFAKEADADLKLAVFCTAPAIRSVRHNVLTEAICTFVLILGVLYLASPQVGLGALDALPVGLLVLGIGISLGGPTGYAMSPARDLAPRIMHALLPIPGKRDSDWRYAWIPVIGPLLGGAAAAFLYLRLHTAV
- the glpK gene encoding glycerol kinase GlpK produces the protein MQDQYILALDQGTTSSRAMLFDRQGNIVSIAQKEFEQIYPQPGWVEHDPQEIWSTQAGVAAEAVTRTGLNGTSIAAIGITNQRETTIVWDRETGQPVYNAIVWQDRRTADFCDSLKKQGLEAKVRAKTGLPIDSYFSATKIRWILDNVPGARDKARQGKLAFGTVDSWLVWNFTKHELHVTDVTNASRTMLFNIHTREWDNELLELLDIPRSMLPEVKASSEIYGHTKTTVFASKIPLAGIAGDQHAALFGQMCTTSGMVKNTYGTGCFLMMNTGDKPIESKNNLVTTIAWQIGDDVQYALEGSIFIAGAVVQWLRDGVGVIKTAAEIESLAASVPHTDGVYLVPAFAGLGAPHWNARARGSVFGVTRGTTSAHLARAALDAIAYQSLDVLAAMEADSGISIGELRVDGGASANDLLMQFQADLLGVDAVRPQITETTALGAAYLAGLAIGYWKNLDEVRDQWQLDRRFSPSMPKEQVERCMAGWQRAVRAAKAWADDTQ
- a CDS encoding NAD(P)/FAD-dependent oxidoreductase produces the protein MTTDRVMAIVGAGHAGGRAAQVLRESGWRGRIVLIGAEAHLPYERPPLSKGVLTGEYSAAQCRLRDPDAWAADRIEPVVATVERIDPHARELHVSGERVFGYDALLLATGGRARRLAIPGAALDGVFALRTLDDAAVLGARLVPGARIVLIGGGFIGLEVAASARLRGCRVTVLDAAPRLLGRAVPETIAARVQTLHEQQGVAIRVNRRPVAIERTSGGALAVVLDDGDTLIADTVVAGIGIEPADGLARDAGLAVERGIVVNARLETSARGIYAAGDVAVFPSALSGRPVRQETWHGAETQARVAARNMLGADAPYRETPWFWSDQYDAQLQVAGEPALGERSVARVLGDDAEIHFHFDAGARLVAASGFGRASGFVKEMRVARMLVERGIDVTPAAVADTGVTLKSLMSAAGDREREAVPAERQ
- a CDS encoding fatty acid desaturase family protein — encoded protein: MAHKDDQAHDRTAARRHAYRMIGGAGERAHAAGLVNAEWYRCPVPRPLMKQLMQRGDARAIRDTLVWYAAIAISGVLAWLAWRAHSAWALPAFFIYGTLYCSPADSRWHECGHGTAFRTRWMNDALYQVASFQVFRRATAWRWSHARHHTDTLVVGRDPEIAAPKPTDWLALVLNVVALKHVAGELRKMIAVAFTGRLDDEERTYVPESERPKVVREARIHLAVYVLVAGVSLYWHTILPLLYIGLPSLYGAWLYLYFGLTQHAGMPENVLDHRRNCRTVMMNPVFRFLYWNMNYHVEHHMFPMVPFHALPQLHDAVKADMPPPYRSTLAAYAEIVPALVRQTRDPSHHVVRPVPDTART
- a CDS encoding non-heme iron oxygenase ferredoxin subunit; translated protein: MTQWIDTGALDDIDDEDVARFDHAGRTYAIYRIDGHVYASDGLCTHEHVHLADGLVIDHVIECPKHNGRFDVRDGRPLSAPACEKLRTYRAKIEGGRILIEV